In Rutidosis leptorrhynchoides isolate AG116_Rl617_1_P2 chromosome 6, CSIRO_AGI_Rlap_v1, whole genome shotgun sequence, the DNA window ACAATcttcttaatatttaaacaaatctcCAGAATTTTCCATAGCTTAATCATCAAGTAATCAAAACGTTGATTTTATCAGAATCTGCAACTTCAGATTCCAGGACTCCAGACTCTAACTCCTGCAAAAcactttgactcatcagatcatttttccaacaatctccccctatctgatgatgtcaaaaccacCTGTTCACCTATTCCTTCAGTTTTGCATACTCCCTTTCAATCAATTTGCACTTGCTCTTCATAGACCTGATATTCTTCAACATAGAAAGCTTACTATACAAGTGTTTCACCAATTTAACTCTGAAGGGGTGAGTCTGCTCTGTCACACATCTAGTCAACAAGCCAAGCAACAATTCAATACCTGCTCCTTCAAATTGATCAACTCTTATCATCATTCTTTGATTACCAGTTGTTTTGAACATTAAAGCATCTAAATACTCGACATAACTATCATCAACAAACTCTAGATGCTCTGGAACAGAATACCTTTCTACATGACCTTTAACTCTCCTCTCCTTCATCTCTAACTCAAACATACCACAAAATACTTCATAATCTTTGaaacttataaacccttcttcaaatACTAAGTGTACCAAACTAGATACCCTCATCAATACTTCTTGCACTATAGCTTGATCATCTGCACACTCCTGGATACACACAGCTAACCCTTTCCATTCACAGAACCCTAAACGAACAATTTGGTTCAACTTAACTCTTAACCTACTATCAGGTAGATGTGTCATAGTCAACAACAAAGTTACACCTTCAAGTTCTGATTTAACAATCTCAACCTTGACCACATCACCCTCATACCTTCTGAACCTGAACCTTTTGTTCATCAGAGCCCTTAACTTATCTTGCACATCTGCTGCAACAACAATAGCATTCTCTTGATCATTACCAACACCACTTCTTTGAACACCATCTGCACCTGCACCTGTTTGAATATCACTAGCAAAAACCACTTGTGCATTCACCTGAGTATCCTCTTGAGTGTCAACACCTCTAACAGCAATAACCACTTCAGCATCATCCATTTGAGCATCATTACTACCAACCACTTGAGTTTCAATTCTATCATTACCATCCTCCCCCTGAATCTGTTGCTCCCCCTCAACCTGAGCTCTCTTTGATGACTCCCCCTCAATACCTTCACCATCTAACTCTCTTTGATGAGCTCTCTTTGATGATACCAGTTATaagttcacagtaattgaactatgaacaccagactctcaattgaacaataaataagaattataagaACAAGAATTGAGAGGacacgatatgaaatatatgttttataatattgatcgtgccaaaagatacatcgaatgaaaagcacacgtccctatttatacagatcaaaaaccaaatctggagatttggtttccaaaactacttagctataaatatggaaaagataaactaaaaacaaacctaatttgctaataactaggaagtaaattctggagataaaatcaaatcttcaaaacaaatcttcttaaataacaagcatatctccagaatattctatggCTTTTGCTTCAAGAAATCTTCAAACGTTTACTCCAGTAATTCCAGAGTTtgtaacttcagactctaaatctccagactctaaaatctgcaaaatgcttttgactcatcagattattattttcatttttccAACAATATAAGGTGTCATTGTTGCTGCATATTATGCTAATCACATAGCAACAAATAGGAAAGTTCTGTTTTTTGCACATTCTTATAGCATGTAGTAAAAATCAAATTAATTCAAAATATATTTGGattatttttataagataaatcAGTGTGCATATATAACTTAAGCTACACAAAGATGATATATGGTATATTATAGGTTTCATGGTGCTGAATAAGAACAGTAATATATGTTTTGCTTTTTTCGATTTCCCTAATCTGCATTACGTTAACTGTCAGCTGCTGTTAATTGTTTGTACCGTGTTGCTTCATCTATTCAACCGCCGGTTAAATTAATTGGGACATCGTATACTATCTTTGCGCCGTTTGATTCATCAGGTGGTTATTTTCAATGTCATACATAGTTTTCGTGATTGTCTTTGCCCTTTCTCCCCCTCTAAACAAAATTTAAAGGTATATAACctttactaagatatattatatctaAATTACAATAAAACATGAAAACTACAAATTTCTTCCCGCTGATTGTAAGTTAATAAAATTGTAATTTGTATAAAATTGTATACTATATCAAAAGATCTATATGCAAAACAAAAGATCAGTATATCAGTTAAACTCAAACAACATGTGATGTCATACTTTAACTTGAATTTGGGTCAAAATAGCACCGATAGCATTTAACTGGAATCTGTGGCATTTGGGTCAAAAACTCTACCAGATGTGCATTTGGGTAAAAACTGCACCAGATGTGTAGATTTGGTAACATTCACAAACACTGATTGATCTTCAAAAGTTGTATGTTGTAGAAAAGTAAATATAATGTTGTCTCAAAATGATTTGTTTTTTAAAGATCTAAAGTAACAATTGTAGCATGTTTTGGTTTGTGTCTGACCACATGGTTATTAAATAATTTTTTGTTGTGTATGATGGAAGTTCTACTTCATAATTAACTCTGAAATATGAGTTATATCTGGATTACCTTTATATGATTGTTTAGTAACTAATTTTAAAACAACACAGCTACTGTTTCAAGACGATTATCAACGACAAATCTTCGACTGCATGCTTCACATTCTTCTCTGAAGCCGGAAACCAAATTGTTGGACGTACCGGCAAAGAACTTGTGACGATCACAGGCTACGATGAGAGTGTCATCAACTACCACCAATGATCAGTGCAATTGAAGGCCAAACACACACATTCCAGTTTCATTATGATCCTCAATCAAAGAGGAACTTCCCACAATTCATCGTTGACAGGCTGCTAGACGAACCCGCATCACAAACAGTCACTACTACAACACCAGGCGCAACATCATCGAGCACTCAGCCATCCGAGACAGGTATAAAGccaattcaatttttttttaatttgcatCATCTAATGTGAGCATATTACACCCAGGCACATCAACGGCTCCACCATCATCAACAACTCCACCGCCATCAATACAACAACTCCAGGAAACTGATACAACAAAGGAAGCACCACCTGGCCAATCAGCAAGACGTGCTCTGTTTGTAGAAGACCCAAGCGACGACAACATAGGAACTAAGAGGAAACGAGATTAGCTATCGACTACAACACCCCATAGGCAATCCAATGTATAGTTTTTGCAGACGCAATGATCTTAAAAAAACCTTATGTATAGTTTTGTTGCTGAAACTGCGTCCCTAATATTTTATAACAAATAAACGATGTACATATGTAAATTAACTGGGCAATCAATCTATAGCGAGCTTACGCCTCGCAATTTTCatatttctcgtttagaacattcatgattgattaatttataataaaaaaataaatatcatAATCTTAAACATCTTTAAAGCCACGTATAATAGCCACGTACTAAAGATGAGTGTACAAGTTTAATCAAACCCACAATTATTTTCTTTTGACAAAATTATAATGTTAGTGGTCACACTCACACCTCCCACCATAACTTTATCAAAGTCGATGAGGGATAATTTAGTCTTTTTGAAAACCTAATGACTTGGTATCCTGTTGTACTTTATGTATCGACACTTGTACATGTACCTTACCAAATAGCGTACAACACTTGGACCAATAGAAATAGATACCTCAAAATTAGCAACATCTTCAGCTGATTGAACTGAAGTCATATTTTGATCTATTCTTCCATAAGTACTAAAAGTCTAAAGGacacattcttatttttattttcttagcACACACATTGAAGGTGAAATGGTATAcacaaggagcacaaatgattcAATATTTGAAGCTTTTTCATTGAGCCCACTTCCATATCCAGTTTTATTAATCTTGTCACTCATTTTTTTGTTTCTTGGATTTCAATGGTACTCAGCATATGAAGAAGCTGTTGAAGCTACCGAAGAAGGCTTTAATTGGCTACTTTTAGTGACTCCATTAGTACTACTTTTTGCTGTTAAATGGTTGTCAAGTATGGAGAACCCTGAAAGGTTTTTCGGGTTCGGGTTGTCACCGTGGGACCGCTATCGTCGTCAGGCCTACCAGATGCCAACTGAAGGTAGCTCACCCTGGGGTGTGGCTGCTTTAATCTTGTTAGTCTTGGTTTTATTGCAGTTTCATTCTACTGTTCTTGAAAGCATATTTGGATGAAGAAataaaatatactccgtatttgACTTTTAATGTTTTCTTTGTGACTAGTGTTTTATAAGTTGAAATGTGTAACTGGTATTGTTGTTCTGTTCTATAGCTTGATGTATATTTGAACTATATAGGCTGCACTTTTTTCTCTGTATGTTTGTTATTTTTGAATTTTGTATCCAGTTTTTGTTTTTAATATCAGCACTAATGTAATCAATCCGAATTCTTGGTTCAATTGCTTTAGTTTTCAGTTCAACTGAACTGAATTAGTTTTGTAATTCGACAGTCGAACGGTCCCCATGATGGCactggcggaacttgaacccgaatATAGATGGGGCGAGTGTAGAAGTTAAATAAATTTTTCAAATTAGCAGGAgtaaacacacaaaaaaaaaaaaaacccttattttttggaaaaaaaaattttaatgtAAATTTTTTTTCCCGTTAAGTTCAGGTGGGGCGGATACCCCTTTGTGATACACTAAGTTCCGCCCGTGCATGATGGTGTAGCACAACATTGGGGGGAGAAAGCAGCATAAAAGCAAAGATCAGTAGTTCAAAATGTAACCATATGATCATGATATCGCGACTGTTAATGTATTTATTAAGGTAAACcgtaaatgtagaacacatttgttTAATCTTGTTTGAGTACATATTTCTTTTGAAACCAATTCAATTATGAAAAGTTACAAAAGCAATTCAAAATGGCAATATGCTTTCCTTAAACTTGAAGCATTTCTTTTACTTTTAATAAAGCCACTTTTACACACTACAGAATTAGGATTTAAATTTTTGAGGTGAATTTTGATATCACTAAAGTCAGATAATTAGGTGATCTGTTTTTATATAAACCATTCTAAGATTAAAAAACCATTCTCAAGTGATCTTACTTTTGAGTTTTGAAAAGATTTCAATGACTTGATAAGAACAGAAACAGAGCAAACCAATTACCAAGGCTCCAATTGTACCAAGTGAAGCTGGTACATAATCATGGGAATGAAAAAGATCATACATGAATATACATAATCCAACAATTTGCATTGATTCACAAACACTTTTAATCATGTTTTGAAAAATTCACTGTACATAGAAGACGATTGCAAGCATTATTTTTGGTAAAAATTCAAacgaaaaaataatgataataggatCAATACCTTCTGTATTAATTGAAATAATCTGTGTGTATTTTGTTGACAGATTATTTCAATTCTCATATTCGACAGAAGCACGGCGTAGGTTCATGGAGTCTTTTCTTTTGTGTGGTCCAAAACTAAACCACCCCCCATCAGTGATCCAGCTTGAAGACACGAAAAATAAGAGCATGACTGGTGTTAAGAGAGCAAACAACTGGAGATTGACACCTATGTTACTTGACCATTCCTTAAAATTAGAGTACTGTGAAAGAGACAACAAAAACATTACGATGCAGAAAACGGCGACCAAAGGAAGAGGTGGAAAAGAGATGGATGATAAAGTCTGCGAGCTCCACCTTCGTCTAGAGTCCACACGTCTTGGGTAATGGTCGAATTCATCCATATCTATCAATCCCTCCTTAACTCTCGCTATGTCTTTCTATACACACACATtcatgtatgtatacatatatacttaTGTGGGTGCATTTCTTACCTTGCTTACAAGATGGGTTGTTGACTGTAGGTATAAAGGGTGAGGTTGCTTTGCAGATGAGGTGAGTTATGGTATATATTCCTTGAGTATGGATTATGACCATTAACTGTAGTTAGTTCTGGAATAATTCCCACCCAAACAGTTGATCCAGACTAAAGGCAAGTAGAATTACACACATGGAAATAAATAAAAAGGTTAATTTATATGGGCAAATTGGTAGAATTAGCTGGGACCTTCATACGGTTAATGTAGGCCATAACCAATGCGATGTGCAACCAGTGATGCATGTCACAAACGCTAGTGAGCGTCCCCTGCTGTTGTGCCCGTACAAGGACCAGTAATATGATTGTGCTGAAAGAGTACATTGTAACCGAataaatttattaaatatttcattaTTTTGTGATCTTGATTTTCTCGAGTTACGCCAAGTCCTGTGGACTTAGGGTGATAATAACTGTTACAAATCATGTGTAGAATAAAATGCACATTGTGCATATTTAAATGTTATTTGTCCACTTTGAGGGTGGAGTCAAATGAGATCCGCCAAATCATGTGCCAATAAGATCTCATCTAAGATGACACACTCTAAAGGTATTTAACTTTCCAACAATCTAAAACAAAATGAGGCTCAATGATCAAGCAGCAACTTTCTTGGCCGTCACAGAGTTAATGATGGTTGCAAAATCAGAACCCTGCATATAATTAATAATCATGAATGAACATCAAAAGCAATTTTTATAAACATCATGCTCAATCGGTAAACCAATGAAGATATACATAAGAATAATTTGTTAGATAGGACAGGATAGCCATAAACAGCTGCGTCGAAAAAACAACAAAAGAAGATGATATAATACCTTTAAAGATGCACCACCGACGAGAAATCCGTCAATATCTTCTTTTTTGGCTAAGTCAGCTGAATTGCCCGCATTTACAGATCCTGTGAAGGAATTTAATTTATGATTAACAACGCTAGTCATTAATATGACACAAATTTTAGAAACTAGCTTAAGGGGTTCAAAGAACAAAGAACTTATGGACGACGTGAACTCTTATATATCAACCTTCAACATGAAACTATGTTTGTTTCGTAGCCTTAACGGGCAATGGAGTTTAAGGCacttatatatttttattgtttACTGGCAATACCTCCATAGATGATACGTGTGTTGGAGGCAACATCGGGTGATACATTCTTAGAAAGCCAGTCGCGAACGGCAACATGTACTTCCTGAGCCTGCTCCGGTGAGGCCACTTTACCAGTTCCAATAGCCCATACAGGTTCATATGCAATTACAATGTTATCCCAGCTCGACACGGCATCTGCAAGTGAGATCATTGATGCATATTATCTAACCCAACAAATATTAATACCTAATGCACATTTAAATTCTCCAGCTTATGACCAGTGAATGTGACCCGTACCAGTTTAAATTGAATACAAATTTGTCAACAATAGAGCTTGCAAAATTGatgttaaaagtaaaagacaaGCCATGCGCTAAACATATGATGTTTATATTTTACCTGAGTGGAGATAATGAGGGTGCAACAATAAAGGTCATTTAGTAGTTCATATAACCATGAGGATTAGAAGTAGAACATATAGGAGTGCAGTAACCATATACCTGCATAGGCTTTCAATTGCTTGAAGCAAACTTCAAAAGTTTTTCCAGCTTCTCTTTCTTCCAATAGTTCTCCAATGCAAGCTATTACACCAAGATTCTGTCCCAACGCATACGCAGCCTTCTTACCTATAAACTGATAGTGGTAGTGCATGGGTTACCAGTACAAAGCCcatctatattctatatatacaTTATTACAAGTGGCCTTGCAAGTTTGATAATAAGAAAGTTGATTGCTCATTATTTGCAGTTTACAAAAGATGAAAACTCACCTGATCATCTTCTCCAATCACATGTCTCCTCTCAGAGTGCCCAAGAATTACCCATTTGCATCCAATATCTTTCAACTGCTCTGCACTGCAATTACAAGTGGCGAAGTAACATCAAAAACTCACAATGCATAATATTTCTGCTGGCAAAATATGCCCTTAGGAaggttagaatttttttttttttttttaaccatccaggcatagcctgggtggccaccaggacttccaatgaagcaagaggtcacgggttcgattcccttcaaggcaaaataccttggggcgagctccatttagtgactgattgactagagAATGCTTTGTctggtagcggtggaggcctggcttgccgtttacccggggtttaccaactagaggggagccattatggctcgtcgctaggggggttcctcgtaaaaaaaaaaaaaaaaaaaaaaaaaaaaaaagattagaaTTTTTGCAGGTTAATAGAGAGATCTTTTTTATCTTAGCAACTTCCAGATGATGTCTTTTTTATGTAGTTTCAGGCTTTCGATCACTCACCTGTGTTCCTGTCTAGAGTTTATGATATTCTTCAAGAGAAACAATATATAGTACCCAACATAGCCAACTAATAAGTGAGCTAACATGTAGTGGGTGAGTTGTGACTATAGTTTATAATacatttaaatttaaaatatatatgttaTGTTATAGTAGATGAAGATGAATACCTGATCTCTCCAGTAAATGCTCCACCTTTCCCAATCCAAGAATTTTGAGCAGCAATCTCAATGCGGTCAGTTAAAGAGCTCTTTACTTGATCAATATATACAAAAGGGGGTCCCACAACAACATCTGCAGAGTTCAAAGTACCAAAATTTAGACAAGAAAATTATTTATTCTGCTGATACATTAAAATGACCAGGGTAAGCTAGATACAAAGTAAACATCCTTAACTGAAAAAACATAAAGCGGCTAGTGTCAAACAGATTGCATAAACTTATTCGACGGAAACCACATATAACCAGTTGTATGTATATCACGATGTGAATACGCTACAGATTAATCAAGACAGATGTAGATAGAACAACTAACCAACATCAGGCTCCAAAGTTGCACTGTTCAAGTCTGAGACCAGCTGCTTGATAGAATCTTTTGTTCCATTCTAAAACAAAAAGTACATTACAAACCATTAGATGAAACTACAACTAGGTGGGAAGCGAATATCAATTCACTTTCCAAAGCTATGGATACATGTCAAAAAGTTATGGTGTCATAAGCATAACAGGTTCATCTGGTAATTGTGAAGTACAAGCCCAACAATTTAGTGGTTATTGACATTAATACTTGATACACTCATGACATTGTTAATACTTAATACCAAATGTTTGCGGTGTATATAGTTTCTAATCAATAACTGGGAAAATAGAAGGGTACGGTCACTTACACACTTCCAGTTGCCTCCAACAAAAAACTGTAACAAAAGAGCATAATATCAATTGTTAGTCATCAATACTGAGAAATCTAGGCATGAATGTAAGAGATAGTAAACGTAAAGGGAGTGAATTGTACACCACAGCCATGTATATAAGATGTAACATGTTCATTACTAATGTAATATTGCGGTGTGCACCTCACCTCACCTCACCTTTTGTCTTGTACAGATCACTTCCCTAAACTTAAGGATCAACTCATGTATAAATGAGATGTTGTGCACTTGTGTAGCATACAAAATTGAACTCAATTTGACTTTTCCCAGTCTCAGTTCAACACTTCAAACAATATTATATACAACTGAAGTTTTAACACAGAAACCTATCTTCAAATGCAGATTACAACAAGAGTTTACATATTGCTTTCACTTGCATTTCTGGATGGTACATCATTAGTCAGACTGCATTTCTCACATTAAAACAGTTTCAAGTACTTAATTTTCTCAAAATCATAAAGTGGTTTTGTTTGTCCATTAACCAATTCAATCAGCCAGCACAATCAATAAAACAATTTTATAAATTTAATTCCGAATTCATCActgagccaaaaaaaaaaaaaaaaaacactccgaATTTAACACCTGGACTAAAACCATAACGTATCATTTAGTGTTCATAAGAACCTAATCACATCTAATAGTAATAGTAACTTCAAGTTAACACGATTCACTGACCAACATAAAAAGACCTAATACTTCTACAGTACTCCAATTTTTCATTGTTAAATTTTGACTAAAATTAACTTGATCAGAAATTATTTCGACAAAATTACGTACATTGATGGTTTAAAGTTAGCATATATACACACAACAATAGAA includes these proteins:
- the LOC139855977 gene encoding uncharacterized protein, which gives rise to MISAIEGQTHTFQFHYDPQSKRNFPQFIVDRLLDEPASQTVTTTTPGATSSSTQPSETGTSTAPPSSTTPPPSIQQLQETDTTKEAPPGQSARRALFVEDPSDDNIGTKRKRD
- the LOC139855344 gene encoding uncharacterized protein, which codes for MVYTRSTNDSIFEAFSLSPLPYPVLLILSLIFLFLGFQWYSAYEEAVEATEEGFNWLLLVTPLVLLFAVKWLSSMENPERFFGFGLSPWDRYRRQAYQMPTEGSSPWGVAALILLVLVLLQFHSTVLESIFG
- the LOC139851317 gene encoding triosephosphate isomerase, chloroplastic-like yields the protein MAMVSTSLTPAASQLSGHKSTIAVASPPLFSSLSRSSLKFDSSSSFTTHSVNSFSSSRRCSSIVAMAGTGKFFVGGNWKCNGTKDSIKQLVSDLNSATLEPDVDVVVGPPFVYIDQVKSSLTDRIEIAAQNSWIGKGGAFTGEISAEQLKDIGCKWVILGHSERRHVIGEDDQFIGKKAAYALGQNLGVIACIGELLEEREAGKTFEVCFKQLKAYADAVSSWDNIVIAYEPVWAIGTGKVASPEQAQEVHVAVRDWLSKNVSPDVASNTRIIYGGSVNAGNSADLAKKEDIDGFLVGGASLKGSDFATIINSVTAKKVAA